Proteins from one Salvelinus sp. IW2-2015 linkage group LG32, ASM291031v2, whole genome shotgun sequence genomic window:
- the LOC111956349 gene encoding 5'-AMP-activated protein kinase subunit beta-2, with protein MGNTGDRMSGDRHGAKAHRSDSRDKDHEPSKMVDSTDDPNIFNTHGLGSSKVSDKEEPDLDDLVKTGPQSRPTVIRWAGGGKEVYIAGSFNNWGNKIHLNKSHNDFVAILDLPEGEHQYKFFVDGQWVHDPSEPVVTSQLGTINNLIEVKQSDFEVFDALHVDSLESTDTSDLSSSPPGPYGQEQYMFRPEERFKAPPILPPHLLQVILNKDTNISCDPALLPEPNHVMLNHLYALSIKDGVMVLSATHRYKKKYVTSLLYKPI; from the exons ATGGGTAACACAGGCGACCGGATGTCCGGAGACCGCCATGGTGCCAAGGCCCATCGCTCTGACAGCAGAGACAAAGACCATGAGCCCAGCAAGATGGTGGACAGCACTGATGACCCTAACATCTTCAACACACACGGTCTGGGGTCCTCCAAG GTGTCGGACAAGGAGGAGCCCGACCTGGATGACCTGGTGAAGACTGGGCCTCAGTCCAGGCCCACGGTCATCCGCTGGGccggaggagggaaggaggtctACATCGCTGGCTCCTTTAACAACTGGGGCAACAAGATCCACCTCAATAAGAG CCACAATGACTTTGTAGCGATCCTGGACTTGCCAGAGGGAGAGCACCAGTACAAGTTCTTTGTGGACGGACAGTGGGTCCATGACCCCTCAGAG CCAGTGGTGACCAGCCAATTAGGCACCATCAACAACCTGATCGAGGTGAAGCAGTCGGACTTTGAGGTGTTTGATGCTCTGCATGTGGACTCTCTGGAGTCTACTGACACCTCAG ACCTGTCCAGCTCCCCTCCAGGTCCCTATGGACAGGAGCAGTACATGTTTAGGCCTGAGGAGCGCTTCAAAGCCCCGCCCATCctccccccacacctcctccaggTCATCCTCAACAAGGACACTAACATCTCT TGCGACCCAGCCTTGCTGCCTGAACCCAACCATGTGATGCTCAACCATCTGTATGCGCTCTCAATAAAG GATGGAGTGATGGTGCTCAGTGCGACTCACAGGTATAAGAAGAAGTACGTCACATCTCTGCTCTACAAGCCCATCTAA